The Ornithinimicrobium faecis genome includes a window with the following:
- a CDS encoding rRNA adenine N-6-methyltransferase family protein: MAVAGRRWGRHLLRSTWADRIVRGAGVRAGQLVLDLGAGTGALTAPLVDQGARTVAVELHAGRAAGLRRRFGERSVTVIEADILSVPLPGRPFRVVANPPYAVGAALVRRLTDRRSHLVRADLVVPRWMARRYEASPPRGFSALVGQHVPARAFDPAPRSDSAVLILRRSVAGRRRRSPSRRR, from the coding sequence GTGGCCGTGGCCGGGCGGCGCTGGGGCCGGCACCTGTTGCGGAGCACCTGGGCTGACCGGATCGTCCGTGGCGCCGGAGTGCGCGCTGGACAGCTGGTGCTCGATCTCGGGGCCGGGACGGGCGCACTGACCGCTCCCCTGGTCGATCAGGGGGCCCGGACGGTGGCGGTGGAACTGCACGCGGGCCGTGCGGCCGGGCTGCGGCGCCGGTTTGGTGAGCGGTCAGTGACGGTCATCGAGGCTGACATCCTCAGTGTGCCGCTCCCCGGGAGACCGTTCCGGGTGGTTGCCAACCCGCCGTATGCCGTCGGGGCGGCTCTGGTGCGCCGTCTCACCGATCGCCGCAGTCACCTGGTGAGGGCGGATCTCGTGGTGCCCCGGTGGATGGCCCGCCGCTACGAGGCGAGCCCGCCCCGGGGCTTCAGCGCGCTGGTGGGCCAGCATGTTCCTGCACGCGCGTTCGACCCGGCACCCCGGTCCGACAGCGCGGTGTTGATCCTGCGTCGGTCTGTGGCCGGGCGTCGCAGACGCTCACCGTCCCGGCGGCGCTGA
- a CDS encoding tyrosine-type recombinase/integrase: MNNFQITAALVPVPTEDPSVAALRQAIAAHLARYTGQTRTHTESDLRAFLAWCAARHVDPLTAHRVHVELYVRWMQETRRYKPSTISRRLSVVAGFYRTAVIDGVLTASPADHVRRPHVPPESPTLGLSHLQFEAMLQAGRTSANINDFALVTMLGLLGLRIFEACGANIQDLREEHGHRVLKVRGKGGKVVLTPLPPAVQRAIERAVDHREEGPILRNRQGGRMDRHAATRRLHHLADDAGINLPRMHPHMLRHTFVTTMLDAGVDLRDVQIAARHADPRTTMRYDRARKNLDRHPNYILAAYMASGT; encoded by the coding sequence ATGAACAACTTCCAGATCACCGCCGCCCTCGTTCCGGTCCCGACCGAGGACCCCTCCGTTGCCGCGCTGCGCCAGGCGATAGCGGCGCACCTTGCCCGTTACACCGGGCAGACGCGCACCCACACCGAGTCAGACCTGCGCGCCTTCCTGGCCTGGTGCGCCGCACGCCACGTCGACCCGCTGACCGCCCATCGGGTGCACGTCGAGCTGTACGTGCGGTGGATGCAGGAGACCCGCCGGTACAAGCCGTCCACGATCTCCCGGCGGCTGTCCGTCGTGGCCGGGTTCTACCGCACGGCCGTCATCGACGGTGTCCTGACCGCCTCCCCGGCCGACCACGTCCGCCGCCCGCACGTTCCACCCGAATCACCCACCCTGGGCCTGTCCCACCTGCAGTTCGAGGCGATGCTGCAGGCCGGCCGCACCAGCGCCAACATCAACGACTTCGCTCTCGTCACCATGCTCGGACTGCTCGGCCTGCGCATCTTCGAGGCGTGCGGCGCGAACATCCAGGACCTGCGCGAGGAGCACGGCCACCGGGTGCTGAAGGTCCGTGGCAAGGGCGGCAAGGTCGTCCTGACACCCCTGCCGCCAGCCGTGCAGCGCGCGATCGAACGCGCCGTCGACCACCGTGAGGAAGGGCCGATCCTGCGGAACCGGCAGGGCGGGCGGATGGACCGGCACGCCGCTACCCGTCGCCTTCACCACCTGGCCGACGACGCCGGCATCAACTTGCCGCGGATGCACCCGCACATGCTTCGGCACACCTTCGTCACCACCATGCTCGACGCCGGCGTGGACCTGCGCGACGTCCAGATCGCCGCGCGCCACGCCGATCCCCGCACCACCATGCGCTATGACCGAGCACGCAAGAACCTCGACCGGCACCCCAACTACATCCTCGCCGCCTACATGGCCTCCGGCACCTAA
- a CDS encoding nucleotidyltransferase domain-containing protein, producing METSSQMTAAEVVQIVAWLDANGVVYQVNGGWGVDALVGRQTRPHQDLDVFIDEDHEADFMAWLTSRGYRVTEDWRPVRVELSSPLGQVDVHAMRLDPAGTGVQQGLDGEVYLHPSKQRVTGLIDGQAVVVASAERARELRSGYPPRAVDLHDLAVLDEL from the coding sequence ATGGAGACCTCCTCCCAGATGACCGCCGCCGAGGTGGTGCAGATCGTCGCCTGGCTTGACGCCAACGGTGTGGTCTATCAGGTCAACGGCGGATGGGGTGTCGATGCGCTGGTGGGACGACAGACTCGACCCCACCAAGATCTCGACGTGTTTATCGACGAAGATCACGAGGCCGACTTCATGGCCTGGCTCACCTCCCGCGGCTACCGAGTCACCGAGGATTGGCGACCAGTCCGCGTGGAGCTATCGAGTCCCTTGGGGCAAGTAGACGTCCACGCAATGCGCTTGGACCCGGCCGGTACCGGAGTTCAACAAGGTCTCGACGGCGAGGTGTACCTCCACCCTTCTAAGCAGAGAGTCACCGGCCTCATCGACGGCCAAGCGGTCGTCGTGGCCAGTGCCGAGCGAGCCCGAGAGCTTCGAAGTGGCTATCCCCCGCGTGCCGTGGACCTCCACGACCTCGCAGTCCTCGACGAACTGTAG
- a CDS encoding phosphotransferase enzyme family protein has translation MTEENAPALTELAAAFGLQDLQPESLTRFARVHRARTVDGVEVVVKVAGAQPERVGAMARWQRGLATQGVPVVTALELDRDNPQQVGEDWWVVYPFLDGAAYTGTTEQIESAGELLGLIHAAGASTEGLRDYEWPDTPHEDVVSDLETLEAVLTAQGDPDAFAAVRALADRWWDNKSRLEARDGDLPRCGVSSDYKANNLIWAGPVPTLVDPDNGGHEPRLFELAFVATLFHNECDGAPGRLLDAGEWARFLTGYGRHVELTAAERELWPLVLDHILWEEGTWALEDNDETAWADPRQRAYLLDLARASVGRFPLLPA, from the coding sequence GTGACCGAGGAGAACGCACCGGCCCTGACCGAACTCGCCGCAGCCTTCGGGCTGCAGGACCTGCAGCCCGAGTCGCTGACCCGGTTCGCCCGCGTCCACCGGGCCCGCACCGTCGACGGAGTGGAGGTCGTCGTCAAAGTTGCGGGCGCCCAGCCAGAGCGAGTCGGCGCGATGGCTCGTTGGCAACGTGGGCTAGCGACCCAGGGAGTGCCGGTGGTCACGGCGCTGGAACTCGACCGCGACAACCCGCAGCAGGTGGGCGAGGACTGGTGGGTGGTCTACCCGTTCCTGGACGGTGCTGCCTACACCGGCACCACTGAGCAGATCGAGTCCGCGGGCGAACTGCTGGGGCTGATCCACGCCGCGGGCGCAAGCACCGAGGGGCTGCGCGACTACGAGTGGCCGGACACGCCGCACGAGGATGTCGTCTCGGACCTGGAGACGCTGGAGGCAGTGCTGACGGCCCAGGGTGACCCGGACGCGTTCGCCGCGGTCCGGGCCCTCGCTGACAGGTGGTGGGACAACAAGTCCAGGCTCGAGGCGCGCGACGGCGACCTGCCCCGGTGCGGCGTCTCCAGCGACTACAAGGCCAACAACCTGATCTGGGCCGGGCCCGTCCCGACCTTGGTCGACCCCGACAACGGTGGACACGAGCCGCGCCTGTTCGAGCTTGCTTTCGTCGCGACCCTGTTCCACAACGAGTGCGATGGTGCCCCGGGCAGGCTGCTGGACGCGGGGGAGTGGGCCCGCTTCCTGACTGGTTATGGCCGTCACGTCGAGCTCACGGCGGCCGAGCGGGAGCTGTGGCCCCTGGTGCTTGACCACATCCTGTGGGAGGAAGGCACCTGGGCGCTCGAGGACAACGACGAGACTGCCTGGGCCGACCCCCGCCAGCGCGCCTACCTGCTGGATCTGGCCCGCGCGAGCGTGGGCCGCTTCCCGCTGCTGCCAGCCTGA
- a CDS encoding toxin HicA has product MPSVVKILAQMRANPANIRYEDLAKVCEHYFGPPRTSGGSHAVYKTPWPGDPRVNIQNDHGKAKAYQVRQVLAAIDKKEEAP; this is encoded by the coding sequence GTGCCGTCAGTTGTGAAGATCCTGGCTCAGATGAGGGCCAATCCGGCCAACATCCGGTACGAGGACCTGGCCAAGGTGTGCGAGCACTACTTCGGACCGCCCAGGACAAGCGGCGGCTCCCACGCCGTGTACAAGACGCCCTGGCCCGGGGACCCGCGAGTGAATATCCAGAACGACCACGGCAAGGCCAAGGCCTACCAGGTCCGCCAGGTCCTGGCAGCGATCGACAAGAAGGAGGAAGCCCCGTGA
- a CDS encoding luciferase family protein, whose translation MLNEPRAGARPTTSEDGPHRQVDQQAPPAIWGQLVADVFSLEGVVEGISQVSPASSRAVYLRDMTQEIAPETSLAPGKRLEPVHLHGVQDTSVHLVLPTARGQELVRLGWAEPHQYADYGTEFMIYGPRDTAELTGVLSVIDESLNFARAGA comes from the coding sequence GTGCTGAACGAACCCCGAGCTGGCGCTCGGCCAACCACGTCCGAAGACGGCCCACACCGACAGGTCGACCAGCAGGCACCGCCAGCCATCTGGGGGCAGCTGGTCGCCGATGTCTTCTCCCTCGAGGGCGTCGTCGAGGGGATCAGCCAGGTGTCTCCCGCATCGTCGCGGGCGGTCTACCTCAGAGACATGACGCAGGAAATTGCGCCTGAAACGTCTCTGGCGCCGGGCAAGCGACTCGAGCCGGTCCATCTTCACGGGGTACAGGACACCAGCGTGCACCTGGTACTGCCCACGGCCCGAGGCCAAGAACTGGTCCGTCTGGGCTGGGCAGAACCGCACCAGTACGCGGATTACGGCACAGAGTTCATGATCTACGGTCCTCGAGACACCGCCGAGCTGACAGGTGTTCTGTCAGTCATCGACGAGAGCCTGAACTTCGCGCGCGCCGGCGCCTAA
- a CDS encoding 4a-hydroxytetrahydrobiopterin dehydratase — protein MNTYAHKDLLEAGLTDWRDLAQGLHARFATGDFAAGLRFVDAVGAAAEEAGHHPDVTLTYPQVDIALVSHDVGAITGRDVELAQRISAIAADQNIEARPADLVQVELALDTADIPGIGPFWAALLHGDTDSLQGGDVVGNARVPLLWFQDTDAHETPRQRFHLDVWVPAELAQERIEAALAAGGTMVDEEAAPAFVVLADAEGNRACVCTTER, from the coding sequence ATGAATACCTATGCGCACAAGGACTTGCTCGAGGCTGGTCTCACTGATTGGCGGGACCTGGCACAGGGGTTGCACGCACGGTTCGCGACCGGTGACTTTGCGGCGGGACTGCGATTTGTGGACGCTGTCGGCGCAGCCGCGGAGGAGGCCGGGCACCATCCGGATGTCACGCTCACCTATCCGCAGGTGGACATCGCCCTGGTCAGCCACGATGTCGGAGCCATCACCGGGAGGGACGTCGAACTCGCCCAGAGGATCAGCGCGATCGCTGCGGACCAGAACATCGAGGCCCGACCAGCCGACCTGGTCCAGGTGGAGCTCGCCCTGGACACAGCCGACATTCCTGGCATTGGTCCGTTCTGGGCCGCACTGCTGCACGGAGACACCGACTCACTCCAGGGCGGCGACGTCGTGGGCAACGCCCGGGTGCCGCTGCTGTGGTTCCAGGACACCGACGCGCACGAGACACCGCGCCAGCGCTTCCACCTCGACGTCTGGGTGCCAGCCGAGCTGGCCCAGGAACGGATCGAGGCAGCGCTCGCTGCCGGCGGGACCATGGTCGACGAGGAGGCCGCCCCGGCGTTCGTCGTGCTGGCAGATGCCGAGGGCAACCGCGCCTGCGTCTGCACCACTGAGCGCTAG
- a CDS encoding GNAT family N-acetyltransferase, with protein sequence MFRLRSMPQERLISWQEHTLTVYAEDLTSSSLTGEQIAQHVAESARELFPDGGLREGHSVLEVVIEGEAGGYLWVGPSDSTDDFYVFDVEIDGQFRGRGFGRAAMRAAEEIARERGYHGVALTVADANMVARGLYESEGYETVGARQGRRFMRRAL encoded by the coding sequence ATGTTCCGGCTGCGCTCTATGCCACAAGAGCGTCTCATCTCCTGGCAGGAGCACACACTCACGGTGTACGCGGAAGACCTCACCTCAAGCAGTCTGACGGGTGAGCAGATCGCCCAGCACGTCGCCGAGAGTGCCCGCGAACTCTTCCCGGACGGTGGTCTCAGGGAAGGGCACTCCGTACTCGAAGTGGTCATCGAAGGCGAGGCTGGCGGATACCTGTGGGTGGGCCCGTCCGACTCGACCGACGACTTCTACGTCTTCGACGTCGAGATCGACGGTCAGTTTCGCGGGCGGGGCTTTGGTCGCGCAGCGATGCGGGCCGCGGAGGAGATCGCCCGGGAGCGTGGCTACCACGGGGTGGCCCTCACCGTGGCGGACGCGAACATGGTCGCGCGGGGGCTCTATGAATCGGAAGGATACGAAACGGTCGGCGCGAGGCAGGGAAGACGCTTCATGCGCAGAGCGCTCTGA
- a CDS encoding DUF6653 family protein produces MAFEDGSYARMFQRHAHPFSAWSRLLSTPLLLVPLWTRRSWLYVPVGAWFAVNPVITPPAQDTSSFATSAIVGEESWSRDLTSEPRVLALTGAATASLVSAMVASYQHRKAVAVACTGSSVALTLWQWKMWADRFTRETVPAT; encoded by the coding sequence ATGGCTTTCGAGGATGGCTCCTACGCGCGCATGTTCCAGCGACACGCCCATCCCTTCAGCGCCTGGTCCAGGTTGCTGAGCACACCCCTGCTCTTGGTGCCACTGTGGACCCGGCGCTCGTGGCTGTACGTGCCCGTCGGCGCCTGGTTCGCGGTCAACCCGGTGATCACTCCTCCGGCGCAAGACACGTCATCCTTCGCGACAAGTGCCATCGTGGGCGAAGAGTCCTGGAGTCGAGACCTGACATCCGAGCCAAGGGTCCTGGCCCTGACAGGCGCAGCCACTGCATCGCTCGTGAGCGCCATGGTGGCGAGCTACCAGCACAGGAAGGCCGTGGCGGTCGCCTGCACGGGAAGCTCCGTGGCACTTACGTTGTGGCAGTGGAAGATGTGGGCGGACCGGTTCACGCGCGAGACAGTGCCGGCCACCTGA
- a CDS encoding type II toxin-antitoxin system HicB family antitoxin, translating to MSATIPDVTHYTYRVTWSPEDQEFVATCLELPSLSWLAPTQDEALHSLRDLVNTVVEDMHRNDEPIPDPLSSRSYSGKFNLRVGERLHRQLAIKAAEEHLSLNQYVIRKLGDAS from the coding sequence GTGAGCGCCACGATCCCCGACGTCACCCACTACACCTACCGCGTCACCTGGTCTCCTGAGGACCAAGAGTTCGTCGCCACCTGCCTCGAGCTGCCCTCCCTGTCCTGGCTCGCACCCACTCAGGACGAGGCACTGCACAGCCTTCGCGATCTCGTGAACACCGTCGTCGAGGACATGCACCGCAACGATGAGCCGATCCCCGACCCACTGTCCTCGCGCAGCTACTCGGGCAAGTTCAACCTCCGCGTCGGTGAACGACTCCACCGCCAGCTCGCCATCAAGGCAGCCGAAGAGCACCTCAGCCTCAACCAGTACGTCATCCGCAAACTTGGCGACGCATCCTGA